A genome region from Streptomyces sp. S4.7 includes the following:
- a CDS encoding AMP-dependent synthetase/ligase, protein MASAPHVGGLADAVFDHALADPDRVALGRKGPDDIWRDVSSAEFRDEVLALAKGLLAHGVRFGDRVAIMCRTRYEWTVFDFALWSVGAHSVPVYPTSSAEQVFWMLYDAEVSACVVEHEDHAMTVGSVIDRLPRLKRLWQLDAGAVAELNAAGADIDDDVVHRHRRAVTPDSTATVIYTSGTTGRPKGCVITHANFVFETDTMIARWEPVFHSKRGDEASTLLFLPLAHVFGRMVEVAAIRGRVKLGHQPVMRANELLPDLAAFRPSFILAVPYIFEKIFHAARRKAEREGRTGAFDKAVDVAVKHAEAMEHKAFGIGPGPSAALRIQHQFFEKAVYSKVRAAMGGRVRHAMSGGSGMDRQLGLFFEGAGVTVFEGYGLTESSAAATANPPERTRYGTVGQPIPGTTVHIAKDGEVWLHGEHVFAGYLNDPKATDAVLRDGWLATGDLGALDEDGYLTITGRKKEILVTSGGKSVSPAGLEERVRAHPLVAQCIVVGNDRPYIAALVTVDQEAVDHWLAMRGKPPLRPVDLVRDPDLELEVRRAVVAANTLVSQAESIRTFRILAHPFSEEHGLLTPSLKLKRKAIETAYTIEVDALYR, encoded by the coding sequence ATGGCGTCTGCGCCCCATGTGGGCGGGCTGGCGGACGCCGTATTCGATCACGCCCTGGCCGATCCCGACCGTGTCGCGCTCGGCCGCAAGGGCCCCGACGACATCTGGCGGGACGTGAGTTCGGCCGAGTTCCGCGACGAGGTGCTGGCCCTGGCGAAGGGATTGCTGGCACACGGCGTCCGGTTCGGTGACCGTGTCGCGATCATGTGCCGCACCCGGTACGAGTGGACGGTCTTCGACTTCGCGCTGTGGTCGGTCGGCGCCCACTCCGTGCCGGTCTATCCGACGTCATCCGCCGAGCAGGTCTTCTGGATGCTGTACGACGCCGAGGTGTCCGCCTGCGTGGTCGAGCACGAGGACCACGCGATGACCGTCGGCTCGGTGATCGACCGGCTCCCCCGGCTCAAGCGGCTGTGGCAGCTCGACGCGGGCGCGGTCGCCGAACTGAACGCCGCCGGCGCCGACATCGACGACGACGTGGTGCACCGGCACCGCCGCGCGGTGACACCCGACTCGACGGCCACCGTCATCTACACCTCGGGCACCACCGGCCGCCCCAAGGGCTGTGTGATCACGCACGCGAACTTCGTGTTCGAGACGGACACGATGATCGCCCGCTGGGAGCCGGTCTTCCACTCCAAGCGCGGTGACGAGGCGTCGACACTCCTCTTCCTGCCCCTCGCGCACGTCTTCGGCCGCATGGTCGAGGTCGCCGCGATCCGGGGCCGGGTCAAGCTCGGCCACCAGCCGGTGATGCGGGCGAACGAACTGCTGCCGGATCTGGCCGCGTTCCGGCCGAGCTTCATCCTCGCCGTGCCCTACATCTTCGAGAAGATCTTCCACGCCGCACGCCGCAAGGCGGAGCGCGAGGGGAGGACGGGCGCCTTCGACAAGGCCGTTGACGTGGCGGTCAAGCACGCGGAGGCGATGGAGCACAAGGCGTTCGGGATCGGCCCGGGCCCGTCGGCGGCGCTGCGGATCCAGCACCAGTTCTTCGAGAAGGCCGTGTACTCCAAGGTGCGCGCCGCGATGGGCGGCCGGGTGCGGCACGCGATGTCGGGCGGCTCGGGCATGGACCGGCAGCTCGGCCTGTTCTTCGAGGGCGCCGGCGTCACGGTCTTCGAGGGGTACGGCCTGACGGAGTCCAGCGCGGCGGCCACGGCCAACCCGCCGGAGCGGACCCGGTACGGGACGGTCGGCCAGCCCATTCCGGGGACGACGGTGCACATCGCGAAGGACGGCGAGGTGTGGCTGCACGGCGAGCACGTCTTCGCCGGCTATCTGAACGACCCGAAGGCCACCGACGCCGTCCTGCGGGACGGCTGGCTCGCCACGGGCGACCTCGGAGCGCTCGACGAGGACGGCTATCTGACCATCACCGGGCGGAAGAAGGAGATCCTGGTGACGTCGGGCGGCAAGAGCGTGTCGCCGGCCGGCCTGGAGGAACGCGTACGGGCCCACCCGCTGGTCGCGCAGTGCATCGTGGTCGGCAACGACCGTCCGTACATCGCCGCGCTGGTCACCGTCGACCAGGAGGCCGTGGACCACTGGCTCGCGATGCGGGGCAAGCCGCCGCTGCGGCCGGTGGACCTGGTGCGCGACCCGGATCTGGAGCTGGAGGTCCGGCGCGCGGTGGTGGCGGCCAACACGCTCGTGTCACAGGCCGAGTCGATCCGTACGTTCCGGATCCTGGCGCATCCCTTCAGCGAGGAGCACGGGCTGCTGACACCGTCGCTGAAGCTGAAGCGCAAGGCGATCGAGACGGCGTACACGATCGAGGTGGACGCGCTCTACCGCTGA
- a CDS encoding NAD(P)/FAD-dependent oxidoreductase: MSRANRPRVVVVGAGFAGFEAARTLCRSVRDKAEVVLLNPTDYFLYLPLLPQVAAGILEPRRVTVSLPGALPRVRVVLGEADHVDLTERVVRYSGPEGETGELTYDRLVLAVGSVNKLLPVPGVAEYAHGFRGLPEALYLRDHVTRQIELAAADDSAVSRARTTFVVVGAGYTGTEVAAHGKLYTDALVRKQPGRERRPAPRWLLVDIAPRILPELDHRLSETAHRVLRGRGVDIRTGTSVTEATPRGVQLDDGEFVETRTLVWCVGVRPDPLVSEVGLPVERGRLRVDPRLGVPGHPEVFACGDAAAVPDLTRPGQCTPMTAQHASRQGRVAGHNVAASLGHGETRTYSHHDLGFLVDLGGVKAAANPLGVPLSGPLAGAVTRGYHLAAMPGNRVRVAADWILDAVLPRQGVQLGLVRSYTVPLDTASPELARVPGGPRKE; this comes from the coding sequence GTGAGCCGTGCAAACCGTCCGCGTGTCGTTGTCGTGGGAGCCGGATTCGCCGGGTTCGAGGCCGCCCGTACGCTCTGCCGGAGCGTACGGGACAAGGCCGAGGTCGTCCTGCTCAACCCGACCGACTACTTCCTCTACCTCCCGCTCCTGCCGCAGGTGGCCGCCGGGATCCTGGAGCCCCGCCGGGTGACCGTCTCCCTGCCGGGGGCGCTGCCCCGGGTACGGGTCGTACTCGGCGAGGCGGACCACGTCGACCTGACGGAACGGGTCGTTCGGTACTCCGGCCCCGAGGGCGAGACCGGCGAGCTGACCTACGACCGGCTCGTCCTCGCCGTCGGCAGCGTCAACAAACTGCTGCCGGTCCCCGGCGTCGCCGAGTACGCCCACGGCTTCCGGGGCCTGCCCGAGGCCCTCTACCTGCGCGACCACGTCACCCGCCAGATAGAACTCGCCGCCGCCGACGACAGCGCCGTGAGCAGGGCGCGCACCACCTTCGTCGTGGTCGGCGCGGGCTACACCGGCACCGAGGTCGCCGCCCACGGCAAGCTCTACACCGACGCCCTGGTCCGCAAACAGCCCGGCCGCGAGCGGCGGCCCGCCCCACGCTGGCTGCTCGTCGACATCGCGCCCAGGATCCTGCCCGAACTGGACCACAGGCTCTCCGAGACCGCCCACCGCGTACTGCGCGGGCGGGGCGTGGACATCCGCACCGGCACGTCCGTCACGGAGGCCACACCGAGGGGTGTCCAGCTCGACGACGGGGAGTTCGTGGAGACACGGACCCTCGTCTGGTGCGTCGGCGTGCGGCCCGACCCGCTGGTCAGCGAGGTCGGACTGCCCGTCGAACGCGGCAGGCTGCGGGTCGACCCGCGGCTGGGCGTCCCCGGTCACCCCGAGGTCTTCGCGTGCGGCGACGCCGCCGCCGTACCCGATCTGACCAGGCCGGGCCAGTGCACCCCGATGACCGCGCAGCACGCGTCCCGCCAGGGCAGGGTGGCGGGCCACAACGTGGCCGCGTCCCTCGGCCACGGGGAGACGCGCACGTACTCCCACCACGACCTCGGCTTCCTCGTCGATCTCGGCGGGGTCAAGGCCGCCGCCAACCCGCTCGGCGTGCCGCTCTCCGGCCCGCTCGCGGGAGCGGTCACCCGCGGCTACCATCTGGCGGCCATGCCGGGGAACCGGGTCCGCGTCGCGGCGGACTGGATACTGGACGCGGTACTGCCCCGGCAGGGCGTGCAACTCGGACTCGTACGCTCCTACACCGTGCCGCTCGACACCGCGTCCCCCGAACTGGCGAGGGTCCCCGGCGGACCTCGTAAGGAGTGA
- a CDS encoding LysR substrate-binding domain-containing protein gives MVRMYDPAQLRTFLAVAQTLSFTQAARRLDVRQSTVSQHVRRLEAAAGDRQLFTRDTHSVELTEDGEAMLGFARTILAAHERAAAYFSGTRLRGRLRFGASEDFVLTRLPEILESFRTDHPEVDLELTVELSGTLHERLAAGELDLVLAKRRGGDTHGELVWQSTLTWIGAPRLRIDPERPVPLILFPAPGITRARALEVLEADGRAWRIACTSASLSGLVAAARAGLGVMAHTRGLIPPGLVPVPARAGLPELGDVDFVLLHGRRGHGRRAGAPGGADRSPAEALAAAILAGGDRLHRPAGAR, from the coding sequence CTGGTCCGCATGTACGACCCCGCCCAGCTCCGCACCTTTCTGGCCGTGGCACAGACCCTGAGCTTCACGCAGGCCGCCCGGCGGCTGGACGTACGGCAGTCGACGGTCAGCCAGCACGTACGGCGGCTGGAGGCGGCGGCCGGGGACCGGCAGCTCTTCACGCGGGACACGCACAGCGTGGAGCTGACCGAGGACGGCGAGGCCATGCTCGGCTTCGCCCGTACGATCCTCGCGGCCCACGAGCGGGCGGCGGCGTACTTCTCCGGGACCCGGCTGCGGGGCAGGCTCCGCTTCGGCGCGTCCGAGGACTTCGTCCTGACGCGGCTGCCCGAGATCCTGGAGTCGTTCCGCACCGACCACCCCGAGGTCGATCTGGAGCTGACCGTCGAACTCTCCGGCACGCTCCACGAGCGGCTGGCGGCCGGCGAGCTGGATCTGGTGCTGGCCAAGCGCCGGGGCGGCGACACGCACGGCGAGCTGGTGTGGCAGTCCACGCTGACCTGGATCGGGGCGCCGCGGCTGCGGATCGACCCCGAGCGTCCGGTGCCGCTGATCCTGTTCCCCGCGCCCGGCATCACGCGCGCCCGCGCGCTGGAGGTGCTGGAGGCGGACGGCCGGGCGTGGCGCATCGCCTGTACGAGCGCGAGCCTGAGCGGGCTGGTCGCGGCGGCCCGCGCGGGGCTCGGCGTGATGGCCCACACCCGTGGTCTGATCCCGCCGGGTCTGGTGCCGGTGCCGGCCCGCGCGGGGCTGCCGGAGCTGGGCGATGTGGACTTCGTGCTGCTGCACGGAAGGCGCGGGCACGGGCGGCGGGCGGGCGCCCCGGGAGGGGCCGACCGGAGCCCGGCGGAGGCGCTCGCCGCCGCCATCCTGGCGGGCGGCGACCGGCTGCACCGCCCCGCCGGCGCGCGCTGA
- a CDS encoding aldo/keto reductase, which produces MSKVPTLTLTLNNGVEMPQLGFGVWQVPDDEATRSVGTALEAGYRSIDTAAIYGNEEGTGKAIGACGIAREDLFVTTKLWNGKQETWTRDGVLRAFDTSLSKLGLDHVDLYLIHWPRAVRDDYLTIWRAFEEIAATGRARAIGVSNFQPAHLRRLLDETSVVPAVNQVELHPLFQQDEVRAVNAEHGIVTEAWSPLGSGKGLLEVPTVLAIAHKHGRTAAQIVLRWHLQLGNVVIPKSVTPSRIKENFELSGFELDAEDLAALAALDSGTRLGFDPDTYDG; this is translated from the coding sequence GTGAGTAAGGTCCCCACCCTCACCCTCACCCTCAACAACGGCGTCGAAATGCCCCAACTGGGGTTCGGTGTCTGGCAGGTCCCCGACGACGAGGCGACACGGTCGGTCGGTACGGCCCTGGAGGCCGGCTACCGCAGCATCGACACAGCGGCGATCTACGGGAACGAAGAGGGCACGGGCAAGGCGATCGGCGCCTGCGGGATCGCCCGCGAAGACCTCTTCGTCACCACCAAGTTGTGGAACGGCAAGCAGGAGACCTGGACGCGGGACGGTGTCCTGCGCGCGTTCGACACGTCCCTGTCGAAGCTCGGTCTCGACCATGTCGACCTGTATCTGATCCACTGGCCGCGCGCCGTGCGCGACGACTACCTCACGATCTGGCGCGCGTTCGAGGAGATCGCCGCGACCGGCCGGGCCAGGGCGATCGGTGTGTCCAACTTCCAGCCCGCGCACCTGCGGCGGCTGCTGGACGAGACGTCGGTGGTACCCGCGGTCAACCAGGTTGAGCTGCACCCGCTGTTCCAGCAGGACGAGGTCCGCGCGGTCAACGCGGAACACGGCATCGTGACGGAAGCGTGGTCGCCGCTCGGCTCCGGCAAGGGACTGCTCGAAGTCCCCACGGTGCTGGCGATCGCCCACAAGCACGGGCGGACGGCGGCGCAGATCGTGCTGCGCTGGCACCTTCAGCTGGGCAACGTGGTGATCCCGAAGTCCGTGACGCCGTCCCGGATCAAGGAGAACTTCGAGCTGTCCGGCTTCGAACTGGACGCGGAGGACCTGGCGGCGCTCGCGGCGCTGGACTCCGGCACCCGCCTGGGCTTCGACCCGGACACCTACGACGGCTGA
- a CDS encoding 4a-hydroxytetrahydrobiopterin dehydratase, translated as MAKDSLTSQEIEDRLKALPEWSVEDGKIARSYRLADHFAAAAMVLHVARIQEELNHHSDLTLGYNTVDLAVNSHDVGGITDRDFDLAARVEEIAPTHGAS; from the coding sequence ATGGCGAAGGACTCCCTGACGTCCCAGGAGATCGAGGACCGGCTCAAGGCGCTGCCCGAGTGGTCCGTCGAGGACGGCAAGATCGCCCGGAGCTACCGGCTCGCCGACCACTTCGCGGCGGCGGCGATGGTCCTGCACGTCGCGCGGATCCAGGAGGAGCTGAACCACCACTCCGATCTCACCCTCGGCTACAACACCGTCGACCTGGCCGTGAACTCGCACGACGTCGGCGGGATCACGGACCGCGACTTCGACCTGGCCGCCCGGGTCGAGGAGATCGCGCCCACGCACGGCGCGAGCTGA